One window from the genome of Acidimicrobiales bacterium encodes:
- a CDS encoding acyltransferase has protein sequence MSRAPFRLGYQPGLDGLRGVSLLLIMVFHSFLLWPESYARGVPGSYLAVNVFFVLSGFLITSLLLAERERNGRVAFGAFYMRRVLRLLPALALVFGVDIVYLLSTHQAMRSQLSLMGWAGVYASNWMQWAGHVTDPVASLTWGHTWTLSVEEQFYLVWPTLLLVVLIRRIRLEVVGGLLLACAVALTVLRTVAAYRVSGAGGAVALAGRLDQQIGMRTDFRADSLLLGGVAAIALHAGWRPGRGLRAVATALLAALVATQVWVRPEARWMYGWGFTLFDAALALLCVALLDRRWLPAAAFRWGPLVWVGRVSYGLYLWHPPVFMAVTRAMPHGRMAARLLWGWGLTFVLAATSFYLVEQPFLRLKGRWERRGDPSPAGGPVAVTQGALP, from the coding sequence GTGAGTCGCGCACCGTTCCGTCTCGGCTACCAGCCGGGGCTCGACGGGCTTCGGGGCGTGTCGCTGCTGCTGATCATGGTGTTCCACAGCTTCTTGCTGTGGCCCGAGAGCTACGCACGAGGCGTCCCGGGGTCGTACCTCGCCGTCAACGTCTTCTTCGTGTTGAGCGGGTTCCTGATCACGTCGCTGCTGCTGGCCGAGCGCGAACGCAACGGACGGGTGGCGTTCGGCGCGTTCTACATGCGTCGGGTCCTGCGGCTGCTGCCGGCGCTCGCCCTCGTGTTCGGCGTCGACATCGTCTACTTGCTGTCGACGCACCAGGCCATGCGGTCGCAGCTGTCGCTGATGGGGTGGGCAGGGGTGTACGCCTCGAACTGGATGCAGTGGGCCGGGCACGTCACCGACCCGGTGGCGAGCCTCACGTGGGGCCACACCTGGACGCTGTCCGTCGAAGAGCAGTTCTACCTGGTCTGGCCCACGTTGTTGCTGGTGGTGCTGATCCGCCGGATCCGGTTGGAAGTGGTCGGTGGCCTGCTCCTCGCTTGTGCCGTCGCGCTGACGGTGCTGCGGACAGTGGCCGCGTACCGCGTGAGCGGCGCAGGGGGCGCAGTGGCGCTGGCCGGACGCCTCGACCAGCAGATCGGCATGCGCACCGACTTCCGAGCCGACTCGCTGCTGTTGGGCGGCGTGGCCGCCATCGCGCTGCACGCGGGATGGCGACCCGGCCGCGGGTTGCGAGCGGTGGCCACCGCGCTGCTCGCTGCCTTGGTGGCCACCCAAGTGTGGGTGCGGCCCGAAGCGCGCTGGATGTACGGCTGGGGGTTCACGCTGTTCGACGCGGCGTTGGCGCTGCTGTGCGTGGCGCTGCTCGACCGGCGCTGGTTGCCCGCTGCGGCGTTCCGCTGGGGACCGCTCGTGTGGGTCGGCCGGGTCTCCTACGGCCTGTACTTGTGGCACCCCCCGGTGTTCATGGCGGTCACGCGGGCGATGCCGCATGGCCGGATGGCAGCGCGGCTGCTGTGGGGCTGGGGCCTCACGTTCGTGTTGGCGGCGACGTCGTTCTACCTGGTGGAGCAACCGTTCCTGCGACTGAAGGGGCGTTGGGAGCGGCGGGGCGACCCATCACCGGCCGGGGGGCCCGTCGCCGTCACGCAGGGCGCGCTCCCGTGA
- a CDS encoding acyltransferase: MTTPAAESRPAGRPPDQEQATASAGTGGRLQLPALDGYRAMAALAVLVTHVSFATGFNGHGALGAALARLDVGVPIFFVLSGFLLYRPFVAARRTARPGPDMARYARRRVARIYPAYWVVLVVVLLQTRELANGVRGLLAQILLLHTWWPDTVFGPPATSTGGVTFHPLGQAWTLAAEVVFYLALPFWALLIRRLTTSAAPAHRWRAEAVGLVVLVAVAQAWRVWMAHAALNASQVAARSSWVFNQLDHFAFGMALAVISVELVARGRTHLPGMAAPWLPVACWTAAAACFYGAIHWAGLHPNQVLYTNHQQMARQWFYGGTAVFALLPAMLAPPGTGWVARLFASPPLRALGRVSYGIYLWQELVLFDWLRLRDQKVFTGSFPATLAVVLVVTVVVATVSWFVVERPLLHRAR; the protein is encoded by the coding sequence ATGACGACGCCCGCAGCCGAGTCCCGTCCGGCCGGGCGTCCACCCGATCAGGAGCAGGCCACCGCATCTGCGGGGACTGGTGGGCGCCTCCAGTTGCCGGCCCTCGACGGGTACCGCGCGATGGCTGCGCTGGCGGTGTTGGTCACCCACGTCTCGTTCGCCACGGGCTTCAACGGCCACGGCGCGCTCGGCGCCGCGCTGGCGCGCCTCGACGTGGGCGTGCCGATCTTCTTCGTGCTGTCGGGATTCTTGTTGTACCGCCCGTTCGTCGCCGCCCGGCGAACGGCGCGACCGGGTCCCGACATGGCCCGCTACGCACGGCGACGCGTGGCCCGCATCTATCCCGCTTACTGGGTCGTGCTCGTCGTCGTGTTGTTGCAGACGCGCGAGCTGGCCAACGGCGTGCGAGGTCTGCTCGCGCAGATCCTGCTGCTGCACACCTGGTGGCCCGACACGGTGTTCGGACCGCCGGCCACCAGCACAGGTGGGGTCACCTTCCACCCCCTCGGTCAGGCGTGGACGCTCGCGGCCGAGGTCGTCTTCTATCTCGCCTTGCCCTTCTGGGCGCTGCTGATCCGCCGTCTCACGACGTCGGCCGCGCCGGCGCACCGCTGGCGAGCGGAAGCGGTCGGGCTCGTGGTGCTCGTGGCCGTCGCCCAGGCGTGGCGCGTGTGGATGGCGCACGCTGCGCTCAACGCATCCCAAGTCGCGGCGCGGTCGTCGTGGGTGTTCAACCAACTCGACCACTTCGCGTTCGGCATGGCCCTGGCCGTGATCAGCGTCGAGCTCGTCGCCCGCGGCCGCACCCACTTGCCGGGGATGGCCGCGCCCTGGCTGCCGGTTGCCTGCTGGACGGCCGCTGCCGCGTGCTTCTACGGGGCGATCCACTGGGCCGGCCTGCACCCCAACCAGGTCCTGTACACGAACCACCAGCAGATGGCGCGCCAGTGGTTCTACGGCGGCACGGCCGTGTTCGCGCTCCTGCCGGCCATGCTCGCCCCACCCGGCACAGGATGGGTTGCCCGCCTGTTCGCCAGCCCGCCGCTCCGGGCGTTGGGGCGAGTCTCGTACGGGATCTACTTGTGGCAAGAGCTGGTCCTGTTCGACTGGCTGCGGCTGCGAGACCAGAAGGTGTTCACCGGCTCGTTCCCCGCGACGCTCGCCGTGGTGCTGGTGGTGACCGTGGTCGTGGCGACGGTCAGTTGGTTCGTGGTGGAGCGGCCGCTGCTGCACCGCGCACGCTGA
- a CDS encoding glycosyltransferase family 4 protein — protein MPFSAPDPRSTTAPVAHDEAVATVADTAARAGIRRVHLLAWRDLDDPEAGGSEVHADKVARIWAEAGLDVVMRTSFAAGHLPEVERDGYRVVRRAGRYLLFPRAALAEIARNHGPRDAMVEIWNGMPFLTPVWTRSPKIVVLHHVHGEMWRMVLPPGLARLGDTIESRWAPPFYRRERIATLSESSRQEIIHELGMDPDRVSVVPPGVDARFSPGPDRIGPDPTPPPPNVLAVGRLVPVKRLDVLMRACHEAREHVPDLTLTLVGQGYEQVKLERLARRLDGASWVTFAPTVSDEELVERYRRARIVASASAREGWGMTLTEAAACGTPAVATRIAGHVDAVDDGVSGLLADDAHELVQHLVELCSDDRLWQKLSTGAVAHAAKFSWDATAVGLMQLLAEAAQTTGRRGRTGRWR, from the coding sequence ATGCCGTTCTCCGCACCCGACCCCCGCTCGACGACCGCCCCGGTCGCACACGACGAAGCCGTCGCCACCGTGGCCGACACGGCTGCGCGGGCCGGCATCCGCCGCGTCCATCTGCTGGCCTGGCGGGACCTCGACGATCCCGAGGCCGGCGGGTCCGAGGTCCACGCCGACAAAGTGGCCCGGATCTGGGCCGAGGCAGGTCTCGACGTGGTGATGCGCACCTCGTTCGCGGCAGGGCACCTCCCCGAGGTCGAGCGCGACGGTTACCGGGTGGTGCGACGGGCGGGGCGCTACCTCCTGTTCCCGCGCGCCGCGCTCGCCGAGATCGCCCGCAACCACGGACCGCGCGACGCCATGGTCGAGATCTGGAACGGCATGCCGTTCCTCACGCCGGTTTGGACCCGCAGCCCCAAGATCGTCGTGCTCCACCACGTCCACGGCGAGATGTGGCGGATGGTGCTCCCGCCCGGGCTCGCCCGCTTGGGCGACACCATCGAATCGCGCTGGGCGCCGCCCTTTTACCGCCGCGAGCGCATCGCCACGTTGTCGGAGTCCTCTCGCCAGGAGATCATCCACGAGCTCGGCATGGACCCCGACCGCGTCTCGGTGGTCCCGCCCGGGGTGGACGCCCGGTTCAGTCCGGGACCGGACCGCATCGGCCCCGACCCCACCCCACCCCCTCCGAACGTCCTGGCGGTCGGCCGCCTGGTGCCGGTGAAGCGCCTCGACGTGCTGATGCGCGCGTGCCACGAGGCCCGCGAGCACGTCCCCGACCTCACGCTCACGCTCGTGGGCCAGGGCTACGAGCAGGTGAAGCTCGAGCGGCTGGCACGGCGCTTGGATGGCGCGTCGTGGGTCACGTTCGCCCCGACGGTCTCCGACGAGGAGCTCGTCGAGCGCTACCGCCGGGCCCGGATCGTCGCCTCGGCCTCGGCACGGGAGGGCTGGGGGATGACGCTGACGGAGGCCGCGGCGTGTGGGACGCCGGCCGTGGCCACACGGATAGCGGGGCATGTCGACGCTGTCGACGACGGCGTCAGTGGCCTGCTCGCCGATGACGCGCACGAGCTCGTCCAGCACCTCGTGGAGCTGTGCAGCGACGACCGCCTCTGGCAGAAGCTGTCGACGGGTGCGGTCGCGCACGCCGCCAAGTTCTCCTGGGATGCCACCGCCGTCGGCCTGATGCAGTTGCTGGCCGAGGCGGCGCAAACGACGGGACGCCGCGGGCGGACCGGCCGATGGCGCTGA
- a CDS encoding class I SAM-dependent methyltransferase, which translates to MTDTSARSFDAAFGAVAHVEGWMTEDQAKLLWQEASRCTAGDQIVEIGSFRGRSAVILARAAPGGVAVVAIDPHLGTDRGPQEITTTAQLGQSDHEAFTANLAAAGVAERVRHVRELSSAAHDQVTGAVDLLYIDGAHRYGPARADIVQWGGRVREGGTLLIHDSWSSIGVTLALLTTLVWSADWTYVGRAQSMTQYRRVPVRGRGRTKNVVRQLAELPWFARNVVIKALMVARLGRLTRLLGHDGETWPY; encoded by the coding sequence GTGACCGACACGTCAGCCCGCTCCTTCGACGCCGCCTTCGGCGCGGTTGCCCACGTCGAGGGGTGGATGACCGAGGACCAGGCCAAGTTGCTGTGGCAAGAGGCGTCTCGCTGCACCGCGGGTGACCAGATCGTGGAGATCGGCAGCTTTCGAGGACGGTCCGCGGTCATCCTCGCCAGGGCCGCCCCTGGGGGGGTCGCCGTGGTGGCCATCGACCCGCACTTGGGTACCGACCGAGGCCCCCAGGAGATCACGACCACCGCCCAGCTCGGCCAGAGCGACCACGAGGCGTTCACGGCGAACCTGGCCGCCGCCGGGGTGGCCGAGCGGGTGCGCCATGTGCGTGAGCTGTCGAGCGCGGCACACGACCAGGTCACCGGCGCGGTCGACCTGCTGTACATCGATGGCGCCCACCGCTACGGCCCTGCCCGCGCGGACATCGTCCAGTGGGGTGGCCGGGTGCGCGAGGGCGGCACGTTGCTCATCCACGACTCGTGGAGCTCGATCGGCGTGACCTTGGCGCTGCTCACCACCTTGGTCTGGTCCGCCGACTGGACGTATGTGGGCCGGGCGCAGTCGATGACGCAGTACCGGCGCGTCCCGGTCCGTGGCCGAGGCCGGACGAAGAACGTGGTGCGCCAGCTCGCCGAACTGCCGTGGTTCGCCCGCAACGTGGTGATCAAGGCGCTGATGGTCGCCCGACTCGGCCGCCTGACCCGCCTGCTCGGTCACGATGGCGAGACCTGGCCGTACTGA
- a CDS encoding acyltransferase, with the protein MTGVDPAPRAAGDPAETPAPARGRLDDQPRPRRLGYVRPLDGLRGVAVLTVVAYHAAFLSQSWVRNPLPGGFLGVDLFFAISGFLITAGLIDELQSRGHVGYANFWQRRIRRLVPALMALLAAVAVVMVGTGWHLVWLIHARQLTTAESVHALVGTALYVSNWMQAWHMPYPVELSHSWSLAVEMQFYLVWPLVVLGAVRAGWRRSWLVAVLLGGSLVAAIVRLLSWSGPASALPLYMRTDTRADVILLGCGGGLAYTWRWVGGRSRGWLRPASLLGGLVLVVVFVVAKQEAAWLYRGGFVLVAAASTAVITAVTVEPEWGLGRLLSLRPLVWIGERSYSLYLWHLPIFTTLATHSRWRPLPRLVLALVLTVVASEVSYRLVERRLRARPRRLAAPDALEITRTA; encoded by the coding sequence ATGACGGGCGTCGACCCGGCGCCACGAGCCGCCGGTGACCCGGCCGAGACGCCGGCGCCCGCTCGGGGCCGCCTCGACGACCAGCCGCGGCCCCGACGGCTCGGCTACGTCCGGCCGCTCGACGGCCTGCGCGGCGTGGCGGTGCTCACGGTCGTCGCGTACCACGCGGCCTTCCTCAGCCAGTCATGGGTCCGCAACCCTCTGCCGGGCGGCTTCCTCGGCGTCGACTTGTTCTTCGCCATCAGCGGCTTCTTGATCACAGCCGGGCTGATCGACGAGCTGCAGTCCCGCGGCCACGTCGGCTACGCGAACTTCTGGCAGCGCCGCATCCGGCGCCTGGTCCCGGCGCTCATGGCTCTGCTGGCCGCCGTGGCGGTGGTGATGGTCGGCACCGGGTGGCATCTGGTGTGGTTGATCCATGCCCGCCAGCTCACGACGGCGGAGTCGGTGCACGCCCTGGTCGGCACCGCCCTGTACGTGTCGAACTGGATGCAGGCGTGGCACATGCCGTATCCGGTCGAGCTCTCGCACTCGTGGTCGCTCGCAGTCGAGATGCAGTTCTATCTGGTGTGGCCGTTGGTCGTGCTGGGTGCGGTGCGGGCTGGCTGGCGACGGAGCTGGCTGGTCGCCGTGCTGCTGGGCGGCTCGCTCGTGGCGGCCATCGTGCGATTGCTGTCGTGGTCGGGCCCCGCCAGCGCACTGCCGTTGTACATGCGGACCGACACCCGGGCCGACGTCATCCTGCTCGGCTGCGGCGGCGGGCTGGCCTACACCTGGCGCTGGGTCGGTGGGCGTTCGAGGGGGTGGCTGCGACCCGCGTCCCTCCTCGGCGGGCTCGTGCTCGTGGTCGTGTTCGTCGTGGCGAAGCAGGAAGCCGCCTGGCTCTACCGGGGCGGCTTCGTGTTGGTGGCGGCGGCGTCGACCGCGGTCATCACCGCCGTGACCGTGGAGCCGGAGTGGGGGCTGGGGCGCCTGCTGTCCCTGCGGCCGCTCGTGTGGATCGGGGAGCGCTCGTACTCGTTGTACTTGTGGCACTTGCCGATCTTCACGACGCTGGCGACGCACTCGCGATGGCGGCCGCTACCCCGCCTTGTGCTGGCGCTGGTGCTCACCGTGGTGGCCAGCGAGGTGTCCTACCGACTGGTCGAGCGTCGCTTGCGAGCGCGTCCACGGCGGCTGGCGGCGCCCGACGCGTTGGAGATCACCCGCACCGCGTGA
- a CDS encoding polyprenol monophosphomannose synthase, which yields MPTPDVTSAPSPASTVVVVPTFQERENIEPFLRAVRAAAPDVDVLIVDDNSPDGTADLAEKLADDVGRVEVLRRAVKDGLGNAYRAGFAVALDRGYDQIIQMDADLSHDPGSIADLRARLDQGADVAIGSRYVPGGATPHWPLRRRLLSRWGNRYTTLLLGLPVRDATSGFRAYKATTLREIRFDTTRANGYAFQMEVAARLVDHHCQVEEVPITFTDRVRGTSKMSAAIMVESLALATRWGIRNRLGRLRHR from the coding sequence ATGCCCACGCCCGACGTGACGTCTGCGCCCAGCCCGGCATCGACGGTCGTCGTCGTCCCGACGTTCCAGGAACGAGAGAACATCGAGCCGTTCCTGCGCGCCGTGCGCGCCGCTGCGCCCGACGTCGACGTCTTGATCGTCGACGACAACAGCCCCGACGGCACCGCCGACCTCGCCGAGAAGCTGGCCGACGACGTCGGCCGGGTAGAGGTGTTGCGTCGTGCGGTGAAAGACGGGCTCGGCAACGCCTACCGCGCCGGCTTCGCGGTGGCCCTTGACCGCGGCTACGACCAGATCATCCAGATGGACGCGGACCTGTCGCACGACCCCGGTTCCATCGCCGACCTCCGTGCCCGTCTCGACCAGGGGGCCGACGTCGCGATCGGCTCGCGCTATGTGCCGGGCGGCGCCACCCCGCACTGGCCGCTCCGGCGCCGCCTGCTGTCGCGGTGGGGCAACCGCTACACCACGCTGCTGCTCGGCTTGCCGGTGCGCGATGCCACCTCGGGGTTTCGCGCGTACAAGGCAACAACGCTTCGCGAGATCCGCTTCGACACCACCCGCGCCAACGGCTACGCCTTCCAGATGGAAGTTGCGGCACGGCTCGTCGACCACCACTGCCAGGTCGAAGAAGTGCCGATCACGTTCACCGACCGGGTGCGCGGCACGTCGAAGATGTCGGCCGCGATCATGGTCGAATCGCTGGCCTTGGCCACCCGCTGGGGGATCCGCAACCGCCTGGGCCGGCTCCGGCACCGTTGA
- a CDS encoding alpha-(1->3)-arabinofuranosyltransferase family protein, whose protein sequence is MALTRTGARRRFVERWSSKSPYAALALVAYIPALLTKPGWISVDTKVYLYLDPGRLLHEATSMWDPNTALGTVTHQTIGYLFPMGPYYWVTHALGIPVWVAQRIWCGSLLLAAGAGVIYLLRTMRWRGPGVPVAGLAYMLSPYILAYLPKLSVILLPWAGLPWLIAFCMRAARQGGWRDAALFALTVQVIGGVNASSLAFVLFAAVLWLPFGVWVHREVSFRDAWRALARIALLTFVTSTWWLAGLWAQGRYGINVLQYTETAQTVAQVSTSSEVLRGLGYWYFYGTDKFGGFVDMVGPYTQHLWLLVTSFAVPGLALLSGLVARFRERAYFVTLVVLGVLLSVGAYPWDGHTIVPRIFRWVLTTSQAGSAMRSMPRAAPLSVLGLAVLLGAGITALHERYSDGVNRLDRKVVLVAALAALLIGVNYGPAFLGGMIAKGGERPSAIPDYWYQDANYLDAQPHSTRVLELPGSDFASYRWDGTVATTVDPITPGLITRPYVARELIPFGSPQSSNLLDAFDVQLQGRILDPAAIAPIARFMSAGTINLRNDLTYERYLLPRPRLLWNLFGDAGGLGTPVGFGGNAPNVPDPRLPLLDETELGAPANLPNPPKVAAVPVEKTPAIVHTSPVSGAVVMAGDGSGLVNAAAAHLLTGRELVFYSGSFASDPSALRKIIGDGATLLVTDSNRKAGQRWGTISDIYGYTEMAGEQPLATDWRDQRLDVFPSAGDASRSVTEQRGGVQARATAYGNPVAYTPEDRASNAVDGNPTTAWSVGAFSNVLHQKLQLDFAEQRTADQIHLLQPQNGVRNRWITKVKLTFDDGSSEVLDLSDASRSGNGQTISFPTHTFRRVTIEIVGDSVGQRPAYPGISGVGFAEVDLGKAMPHVAEYVRLPTDLLQIAGASNVSHPLDLVLTRQRVSGSNAVRTDPELRIARAWNLPTARWFNVSGSVRLQSNTAPAATDRTLGIPDATHGGVTSSESRHLPGSVADRSTAGADGNPETAWSTGLGSAVGDWAGYTTAQPVTVSQLALRVVADGRHSVPTSLEVDVDGHAETVDLPAIADSAKPGSTRLVHVALPRAMTGTHIRFTVKGIRAVTSRDWYSQQPIDLPVAVAEWGVAGLQAPRPAARLDPACRSGLLQVDGVDVPVSLVGTAADALAGKPITFVACTPPTGLLLPSGNRTLTTTPGTTTGLDFDQVVLRSAAGGRGDRNAGPVAPTSQGPGGRAGAPGPRVEVTHQSRTSVDLKVTGVDAAQWLVLGQSFNDGWHATVGGHDLGKPTLVNGYANGWQIGPGTGAPAKAGTVVVHLRWTPQRLVNVALWISAIGGLLVLILILWPMRHRLAPVTASPRSSLDRTPSVPRPASVVRTVRYGGPRPTTKELLIAVVGFTVATGLVVTPVCGLIAGALTLVCLRIRWSRLLLVLGAPLCVAAVMAYDVIHQFRDHIPADFMWPTFFARTHDIAWMAVVLLLIDVVVDRLWLRRWWPTDDSPA, encoded by the coding sequence ATGGCGCTGACGCGCACCGGAGCCCGACGCCGGTTCGTCGAACGCTGGAGCTCCAAATCGCCGTACGCCGCGCTGGCGCTCGTGGCGTACATCCCGGCGCTGCTGACCAAGCCCGGCTGGATCTCGGTCGACACGAAGGTCTACCTGTACCTCGACCCCGGCCGCCTGCTGCACGAAGCCACTTCGATGTGGGACCCCAACACCGCGCTGGGCACTGTCACCCACCAGACCATCGGCTACCTGTTCCCGATGGGGCCGTACTACTGGGTCACGCACGCACTCGGCATCCCGGTGTGGGTGGCCCAGCGGATCTGGTGCGGCTCGCTGCTGCTCGCCGCCGGGGCGGGCGTGATCTACCTGCTGCGGACCATGCGCTGGCGGGGGCCCGGCGTCCCGGTGGCTGGCTTGGCCTACATGCTGTCGCCTTACATCCTCGCTTACCTTCCCAAGCTCTCGGTGATCCTCTTGCCGTGGGCGGGACTGCCCTGGCTGATCGCGTTCTGCATGCGCGCCGCTCGCCAAGGCGGCTGGCGCGATGCCGCGCTCTTCGCGCTCACGGTGCAGGTCATCGGCGGGGTCAACGCCAGTTCGCTCGCGTTCGTGCTGTTCGCAGCCGTGCTGTGGCTGCCGTTCGGGGTGTGGGTGCACCGCGAGGTGTCGTTCCGCGACGCCTGGCGCGCGCTGGCGCGCATCGCCCTGCTCACGTTCGTGACGTCCACCTGGTGGTTGGCCGGGTTGTGGGCACAGGGCCGCTACGGCATCAACGTGTTGCAGTACACCGAGACGGCGCAGACGGTCGCGCAAGTCTCCACCTCTTCAGAAGTGCTGCGAGGGCTCGGCTACTGGTACTTCTACGGCACCGACAAGTTCGGCGGCTTCGTCGACATGGTCGGGCCGTACACCCAGCACCTCTGGTTGCTGGTCACCAGCTTCGCGGTCCCGGGCTTGGCGCTGCTGTCCGGCCTCGTGGCCCGCTTCCGGGAGCGCGCGTACTTCGTGACGCTGGTCGTGCTCGGCGTGCTGTTGTCGGTCGGCGCGTACCCGTGGGACGGGCACACGATCGTGCCGCGGATCTTCCGATGGGTCCTCACGACCTCGCAAGCCGGCAGCGCGATGCGCTCGATGCCGCGTGCCGCACCCCTGTCCGTGCTCGGACTGGCCGTGCTGCTCGGCGCCGGGATCACCGCGCTGCACGAGCGCTACTCCGACGGGGTCAACCGCCTCGACCGCAAAGTCGTGCTCGTGGCCGCGCTGGCCGCCCTGCTGATCGGCGTGAACTACGGGCCCGCCTTCCTCGGCGGCATGATCGCCAAGGGTGGCGAGCGCCCGTCGGCGATCCCCGACTACTGGTATCAGGACGCCAACTACCTCGATGCGCAGCCGCACTCCACCCGCGTGCTCGAATTGCCCGGCAGCGACTTCGCCTCCTACCGCTGGGACGGAACGGTCGCGACCACCGTCGATCCGATCACGCCCGGGCTGATCACCCGCCCGTACGTGGCCCGCGAGCTGATCCCGTTCGGCTCGCCGCAATCGTCCAACCTGCTCGACGCCTTCGACGTGCAGCTACAAGGCCGGATCCTCGACCCTGCCGCCATCGCACCGATCGCGCGCTTCATGTCGGCCGGCACCATCAACCTCCGCAACGACCTCACGTACGAGCGCTACCTGCTCCCCCGGCCGCGTCTGTTGTGGAACTTGTTCGGCGACGCTGGCGGCCTCGGGACCCCGGTCGGGTTCGGCGGGAACGCTCCGAACGTGCCCGACCCCCGGCTCCCCTTGCTCGACGAGACCGAGTTGGGCGCCCCGGCGAACCTCCCGAACCCGCCGAAGGTCGCGGCCGTCCCCGTCGAAAAGACCCCTGCCATCGTCCACACGTCGCCGGTGAGCGGCGCCGTCGTGATGGCCGGTGACGGCAGCGGCCTGGTCAACGCCGCGGCGGCCCACCTCCTCACTGGACGTGAGCTCGTCTTCTACTCAGGGTCGTTCGCCTCGGACCCTTCGGCGCTGCGCAAGATCATCGGCGACGGCGCCACGTTGTTGGTGACCGACTCCAACCGCAAGGCCGGGCAGCGGTGGGGCACCATCTCCGACATCTACGGCTACACGGAGATGGCCGGCGAGCAGCCACTCGCGACCGATTGGCGCGATCAGCGCCTCGACGTCTTCCCCTCGGCCGGCGACGCCTCTCGCAGCGTCACCGAGCAGCGCGGCGGGGTCCAGGCCCGCGCCACTGCGTACGGCAACCCGGTCGCGTACACGCCCGAAGACCGCGCATCCAACGCCGTCGACGGCAACCCGACCACGGCATGGAGCGTCGGCGCGTTCTCCAACGTGTTGCACCAGAAGCTCCAGCTCGACTTCGCCGAGCAGCGCACTGCCGACCAGATCCACCTCCTTCAACCGCAGAACGGCGTCCGCAACCGCTGGATCACGAAAGTGAAGCTGACCTTCGACGACGGCAGCTCCGAAGTGCTCGACCTGAGCGACGCCAGCCGCTCTGGTAACGGGCAGACCATCTCCTTCCCGACGCACACGTTCCGCCGCGTCACCATCGAGATCGTCGGCGACTCGGTCGGCCAACGTCCCGCGTATCCCGGCATCTCCGGCGTCGGGTTCGCCGAAGTCGATCTCGGCAAGGCCATGCCCCACGTCGCCGAGTACGTCCGGCTGCCCACCGATCTGTTGCAGATCGCCGGCGCCTCGAACGTGTCGCACCCCCTCGACTTGGTGCTGACCCGCCAACGGGTGAGCGGCTCCAACGCGGTGCGGACCGACCCTGAACTGCGGATCGCGCGAGCGTGGAACTTGCCGACCGCTCGCTGGTTCAACGTGAGCGGGTCGGTCCGTCTCCAGTCGAACACCGCACCGGCCGCCACCGATCGCACGCTCGGGATCCCCGACGCAACGCATGGCGGGGTGACCTCCAGCGAGTCACGCCACCTGCCCGGTTCGGTCGCGGACCGCTCCACTGCTGGCGCCGACGGCAATCCCGAGACGGCTTGGTCGACGGGCCTCGGGAGCGCGGTGGGTGACTGGGCCGGCTACACCACCGCGCAGCCGGTGACCGTGAGTCAACTGGCGCTGCGGGTCGTCGCCGACGGCCGCCACTCCGTCCCGACGAGCCTCGAGGTCGACGTCGACGGCCACGCCGAGACCGTTGACCTCCCCGCCATCGCCGACAGCGCCAAGCCGGGCAGCACGCGACTGGTCCACGTCGCGCTGCCTCGCGCGATGACCGGGACGCACATCCGCTTCACCGTCAAGGGCATCCGGGCCGTCACCTCACGCGACTGGTACAGCCAGCAGCCGATCGACCTGCCCGTCGCGGTTGCAGAGTGGGGCGTGGCGGGGTTGCAGGCGCCGCGGCCCGCGGCCCGCCTCGACCCCGCCTGCCGGTCTGGGCTGCTGCAAGTCGACGGGGTCGACGTCCCGGTGTCGCTCGTGGGCACCGCCGCCGACGCGCTGGCGGGCAAGCCGATCACCTTCGTGGCCTGCACGCCACCCACAGGCCTTCTGCTGCCGTCGGGTAACCGCACGCTCACCACCACACCGGGAACGACCACCGGCCTCGACTTCGACCAGGTCGTCTTGCGCTCCGCCGCGGGCGGCCGCGGCGACCGCAACGCCGGTCCGGTCGCCCCGACGAGCCAGGGCCCAGGCGGGCGCGCGGGCGCGCCCGGCCCGAGGGTCGAGGTCACCCACCAGAGCCGCACGTCGGTCGACTTGAAGGTCACCGGTGTCGACGCGGCCCAGTGGCTCGTGCTCGGGCAGTCCTTCAACGACGGTTGGCACGCCACCGTCGGCGGCCACGACCTCGGGAAACCCACCCTGGTCAACGGCTACGCGAACGGCTGGCAGATCGGGCCGGGCACCGGCGCGCCCGCCAAGGCGGGCACGGTCGTGGTCCACCTCCGCTGGACACCCCAACGACTGGTCAACGTCGCACTGTGGATCTCGGCCATCGGCGGGCTGCTCGTGTTGATCTTGATCTTGTGGCCGATGCGACACCGGTTGGCGCCCGTCACTGCCTCGCCCCGCTCGAGCCTCGATCGCACGCCGAGCGTGCCACGCCCCGCATCGGTGGTACGCACCGTCCGCTACGGCGGCCCGAGACCGACCACCAAGGAGCTGCTCATCGCGGTGGTCGGGTTCACGGTTGCCACCGGCCTCGTGGTCACCCCGGTCTGCGGCCTGATCGCCGGGGCGCTCACGTTGGTGTGCCTGCGCATCCGCTGGTCACGCTTGTTGTTGGTGCTCGGCGCCCCGCTGTGCGTCGCGGCCGTCATGGCGTACGACGTGATCCATCAGTTCCGCGACCACATCCCGGCCGACTTCATGTGGCCCACGTTCTTCGCCCGCACCCACGACATCGCATGGATGGCCGTCGTGTTGTTGCTGATCGACGTGGTCGTCGACCGCCTGTGGCTGCGGCGCTGGTGGCCGACTGACGACTCGCCGGCCTGA